The Antechinus flavipes isolate AdamAnt ecotype Samford, QLD, Australia chromosome 4, AdamAnt_v2, whole genome shotgun sequence genomic interval GTTAGGTGCCTAAGTAACAAGACTTGAATACCGAGGAAAGGGAGGGCAAACTTACTGCTTGGTGAGGACTTTTCGGTGTCCACAGAGCTGGTTCATGGTGTCAGGAGTAATCCGGCTGAGGTCAACGGTCAAGATGTCCCGGTCATAGTTGGGGTAGGGAGCGTGGCGAGCAAAGCAGTCATCACGGGCAGAGATGGGAGAGCGGTGGCAACAAACATGATGGTGGGTCTTAACTGCCAGCTCCTCGTCACAGTAATTGTCCAGAACATCCTCCCACTGCGTGAGAAGGGTGGAAGAGGTTAGGGCGGATGGGGACGGGGCAGGAGAAGGGGCAGCCCTCCCTCAGACTCTCAGCTCTTGGGCGTGGAAGCTGTGGGCTTAGGAAGGGGAGCCGTGTCTGAAGAAGGGATGGAATGCCTAGATGGCTGCGGGCAGAGAGGAGCAAGGTGGAGGTAAACCTTTCGGGCTATTCTCTGGAAGAGGTGAAATGGCTCTACAGAGGACCAGGGTAGCTTAGAGACTGGTGGAACACCTTGGGGTCACGGGTGGATGAGGGCCAGAAGCATTTGGGACCAGATGTTGGAGGTGGATGCAGGTTGGAGACAGACGCGAATGGATGGGCAGGTTCAGAGGTCGGAGTTGGACGGACTCATGGACGGGATCAGAGGTCAGAGGTAGACGGACTGATGGACGGGATCAGAGGTCAGAGGTGGATGGACCAGGATCAGAGGTTGGAAGCAGACTGCTGGGATGGGATCAGGCTGGAGATGGACGGACTGATGGACAGGATCAGAGGTCGGAGTCAGATGGTGGGATCAGAGGTTGGAGGGACCTTCACTTACTGCCTGCCGGGCACAGGTGTAGTTGTCTCCTTGGTGGCAGCAGCGCTTGAATTTGCCCTCCAGCTGCGCCACGGCCCGGAGCTGAGGCACAAGGTCGTCCAGTATTTGAAGCCCTCGGGGAACAGCCCGGTATCGACGGAAACGGCAGATGTTCCTAATGTTGCCCCGCGTGGGGACTCCGGGGGGGAAGGACACGGCCAGACCGGAGGAAGGCCTGGGGGGGTGACCGGGGCAGGGCCCTTGGAGAAGCTTGTAGTCTGGCAGGGGGGCATTCTCTTGGAAGCAGGAGAGGCGGGCCTCCCCCCGCAGCCAGCAGCACGAGTAGGCTCTGGTCTTGACTGAGAACTCAGACTCACAGAACCGAAACAGGGCGTCTGCCCACTAGAGCAAAAAGAGTCGGTCACTGCAGGAGTCTGGCGCCCACATCCCCTTCTCCTCGCAATTCAGACATAAACAGACCTCCGGGAAGTCGGCAGATCCTACTCTATCCCCTTATTTGGGAGATCCGGAGCGGAGGGACCGAGAAGCAGGAGCTCGTGGCTTCCCACCTCAAGCTCCTTGCGGGGGCCCACGCTTCGCTGGCAGCAGCCTCGCCCCCCTCCCAGCCTGGCCCCCGAGGGCGCAGCTCCCCACCACACTCACCACGGACGCCGCACAATCCAGCCGGTCCGTTTCGAGGTGGCAGCAGCGGGTGTACCCCGTCTCCAGGAAGTTGAGGGCATTCCCCTGGCGGCTGAGGTGGGAGTGACCGGTCTGAGGCAGGTTCCAAGGGCCGTACACCACGTGCTTGCGGTCAGGGAGGCAGATCTGGTCGATGTTGTCCGGGGAAGGGCGCCCAGGGGGGAAGCCGTCCAGTCGGTGACCCCAGCCCCCGAAGCGGGGGTCCTGAGGGCAGTGACGAGGCTGGTTGTAAGGGGAGGACCCTGGGCTGGGCTGTTCCATTTCTGGATCAAGGAAAAGCCGAGTCAGACAGGGAAGGGGAGAGCGGGGAACAAGGCTACGAgcggaggagaagggagagggaggaagaaaggggagaagttGGCAGCTCAGGGAGACGGTGCATTTAATGGAGGCAGGTTAGGAAAGGAGGGACTGAAGGATTCATTCTGAGGTCTTACCTCTCCTCTGGCCATTGGGATGCTCTTCATGCTGAGAGAAAtcgactgagagagagagagagagagagagagagagagaggaaaggggtcAGAGATGGGGAGCCCGGACTCCCAAAGCCTCAGGGACCatcacttctccttttcccagcTTCTTTGCACTGAAGCAGGAGACTAGACAGGAAAGAGCATTGCTAAGTTAGCTCTGTGACACGGAAGGCAGGCGGGGATCTGGGTTCTTGTCCTGCTTCCATCACCGACCAGTTGGGTCACTCCTTCCTCATTGCTGAAATGATGAGGGCGGACTAGGTGATCTCTCAGATTCCTTCTAGGTCAAAAATGGAATCACTTACATTCTTTCTGCTCTTGTTGGGAAAACCCATCATCCTTTGGGGGGTGGAAAGGAGACTCTACTGTGGTGGGGAGAAAATAGAGGGAGTGTGAATCACTTCCAGAGGAGAGTTATTATTCCCATTGCCACTCCCAGGCCCGAGAAGGGATTTCTTTGAGGTCAGGAAGGTGCGCTGATGAGGAGGTAGAGGCAGGTGGGTATTCAGAATGAAAAGGGGTTACCTTCTTTCTGCTCGATGGGCAACTGAGGGGGATGCACTTCCTCTTGAAGAGGTATGGCTCCATTAGGAGGGGATTCTACtaggagaggaagaagataaaatgtcttttcttttcactAGGCAGGGCCCTAGACTCAGGAGAAGGGGGCTTGTGGGGAAAATGTCCACCATTCTCCATCCCTATTGAGAGCAAACTAGATGATACAAGACTGGGGCTAGACTTATGGGGAAGGTGGGGAGGAAATCTTCCAAAGGGTCAGACAGGGCTGGGCAATACAAGATGATGATGAATGGAGCCGGGATATGGCGTCTGGCCTGTGGAAGGGGACCAAGAGTTGATTTGCTTGACCACAGAGGGGCTGAACTAGAATTAATGGATTGCATAGAGGTAATTTCAGCcccaaatgaggaaaaactttttaacaattagaGTTGTTTAAACTCGAATAATTTAGGTTTCTGGAGTGAATTCCTCCTCACTGGAGGTCTTCCAGTGGAAATTGTTTGCTCACTTTTGGAGGGTTAGGAGGTAGATTGCTAGGGGACTTCTGAGACTGAGATTCTAGAACTTTGTGCTTGAAGAGAATAGGAGACCCTGTCATCTTGGGAGGCAGGAAGAGGAATGGGCTTAGGGGGAGGGGTCACTCACTTTCGGTCTCCAAAAGGATTCTCTGAGGGCTTTGTGCCTGCTGCACAGGAAAGTCTTCAAACAGGTAATCCACTGTGGGTAGAGCAGACAGTCAGGCTGTGGAAAGCTGGTAGACTGGAGGGCTTTCCCTTCCTGGTTTTAGGGATGGGTCCTACTAcccagcccccacccccaccctggaagaagggaagatagagacagacctagagagagaagaggatttGGCATCTGTACTGAAAGGGAGACTTGGGACTGACCTGGTTTCTGTCCCTCAAAGATGTGCTGGGGTATGACGGGGTCGTTAAGATTGGGTTCTCGGGGCCTGGGAGGAGCAGGGGGAGCTGCATAGCCAACTAGGAGGAAATGGTTCAGTTAGCTGTGATTCCCACAATCCTCACCACCCCACCCCGcaacctccccttcccccctaaATCCTTCTCACCTTCTTCTTGgctaaaaaggaaaaactgtGGAATCGCCTCTCTCTGCTCAGAAGGCTTGGGTCCTGAGGGGAAATAACGGGTGGGACAGCGGTCAGGAGGCTCTGCCGTGTTGCCCCTTCTTCCCAGCTCTTTGCCAGCGAGTGCGCCTCGCTTCCAGCCACGAGACGAGTTTGGATAAGAGGGAAGGGCCCTCACCTCCCTGCCTTGTCTAAACCCGAGATGAAGAGATAGGCTGGGAAGGAGAGAGCTGGGAGCAGGATTCAAGTCAACCCAACTCAATTTTACTTTTCAGGAGAAGGGACCCCTCCTCATTCTGCTCTGTACCCAAAGGCTCAGCACCCGGCCCTGCATGTATTGGAcatgcaaatattaaaaaaacgATTCAGATTGAGTTTATTGAAAGCTGGACAAACCCTGAAACCGACAAAGGGGCTTCCTCCACGTTCCCTCGTCCTCTGGCTTGGTTCCTTCCTCCTCCGTGTTTGACCAAGAGGGTCATCTGATAGGGGCAGCGAGTGACCCCTCCGTCCTGGCCCCGAGCCTCCCCCCAGCCTGGCCCGAAGGGAATGTGGCCAAGAGGTCGGGGAGGGGTTGCTGAGTCACGGGGCTTTTTGGTGGTGGATAGTCCTGGATCCCCGCCACGCTCTTCCTCACGGGCCCATTGGGCGTTAGGAGGCAAGGCTGCTGCTCCCTGTCCGTGCCCCCAGGAGGGTCTCATTTTTTCAATGGTAGATGCTCTGGCTACCATCCTATCGCATGCCCCTGGGGGCAGGGGGGCCCCCTCCCTCAAGTGCTTCCTTCCCCAATCCCTCAGGGCCTTCCAGGGCCTTCCCCGGGTTCACTCAGCCCCACCTACTCTTCTCAACAACCATCTGGTGCCTTGGATTAGCAGCCCCCCCTACATTTCTTCCCTTGTTCAGGAAATGAGGGAAAGCAGAAGGCGCCTGGAGGAAGAGATTAATGACCTCAGGGAGGACGGGAGCCCGGCCGAAGGCTCTGAGGGGGTTTCTAGCTCCCAGCATCAGGCCTAGAAAGCACAGTATGAGAGAGCCTGCACCTAGCCAACAAGAGTATCAAGCACTTCGCAGATCTCCAGTCCCTCTGGGTGAGCCATTGTTATCTAGTCTAACTTTATTGAGAACCAGAGACTCAGAGATTGCTGGCTGGGACGCTGGGATTCGAATCCGGGTTCGCTGGCTCCCGCTGTAACGCCCTAACGCCTCTGAGCAGCCCCTCTGCTCGCAGGGAAGTAGCGCGACCCCCCTTGGCTGCTTGGGTCAGCCCCGCTTCGCTCCATCAAGCAGGATGCTGGGCACTGCTGCCGTCCCCCCGCCCCGCTCAGGGACACCCTTCCCTTCATCTGGAGAGGGAAGGGCACTGGCCCAAAGGCagatgggaaaggagggaagcGCCCCGAGCCATCCATCAATCGCCAGCTAGCCAGCTTGGTGCTGAAGCTTTCCCAGTTTACTCTCCTCAAAACTAACAAAATTTACACAAACTTGTGGatagccccattttacaaactAGCCAACTGAGGCTCTGTAGCTAGAGTTCAGGATGGGAAGTCCAGGGCACTCACCTGGCAGTGAGTCAGTTCCCCATACCTGCCAAGCGCCTACTGTGCGTACGAGCACCGCgccagggggtgggggagggcccCTTGCCTCCTCCCGGGCTCTACCCCGTTCCCAGCCCGGACTCACCTCCCTGAGAGGCCGAGGCCCCCAGGGCCCAAACCACCAAGACCAAGGCTGCTGCGCGTGGGGCCCCCATGCCGGGGCAGGGGCTGGGCATCGGCGCCCGGCCGCCCGGTTCTCTGGGACAGGTGTCCTGGCTGCTCCGGAGCTTCTGGGAACAAGGCTCCGTCGGGGCTGCACTTTTGCTGTTGTGATTTCAGTGCGGTTCCTCCTCCCTTTATGGGCCAGGCCTGGAGTTCCCGCCCTCCCCCGGAGCTTCCTGATGTGACTCACTCTAATCCCTGGCAACTtccaccctcctcctcctccagccgGCGAGGTCACCGAGATGTCTGCTCAGACCAGGTGACTCCCAAGGAGCAGATGCCGGAGCCCCCTGGAGTCAGCTGGCTGGGagtccccttctctctccccaactCCCACCCATCCTCCGGGAAGCTGAGGAGGGAGTCCGGGGGAGAGAGCCCCCCACTGAGTGCTGGAGGACTCGAATTGGGGAGACAATTTGGAGCTCCCACATCCTTGTACCTCAGTCCCTCTATCACTCACCCCCAGCGTGGGGGTTCTGGGAGTCTGCTCCCTGGAGAAGCTCTAGGGGCTGTTAGGGAGCGGGGCACGTGGCCCCCGACACTGCTGCCTTCCTTCCAGGGAAGCGGGAAGCTTCCCTCTCAGGGCCAGAGCACGTAGTCCTTTGCCCATTTCTTTTACCCAAAGGCTGATCAGAACCAAGACAGACAATAGGAAGTTCAagtttttattctcattctcatCCACACTTTCCCCTCACCAGTCTACAGGGTCGATCTTTTCAGGAGAGAGAAGGGACATCCCTCTTCCCACAACTCCAGTAGAGTTCCAGCAAAATGCCCCCCAATTTTTCCACTGGGAGCGGCATCTCCATCCCATTCTTTCTCCCACCATTCCCGAGGGAGGGCGGCAGCTCAATCTCCAGAGCCCCTCTGCGTGTGCTCGGGCACGGCTCAGAACATTTCCTCGGCGTTGCAGACCCTGGCGGCCTGCAGCTCCCGAAGCCGGCCCACCGCCTCCGCGACAGCCCGCTCTCCGAGCTGGCGCCCGTCTCTCGCGCGGATGTTCACTGTCCTTTGACTCTGCTCTCTGGGACCCACCACTATTGGGGAAGGAAAAAGCGAGTCAGATGCCGGGCAGGGGGCTCAGGCTCAGATGCACGGGGTTCTGGGAGAGTGCGGCTCTGTGAAAGTGCTCGCGGCGGCGGAGGAAGAGAGCTATATTTAGCTGTGCCCCTGCTCTGAGCCCTCAGCCCAGGAGACAGAGATAAGAAGTAACAGCTCCTTCCCTTTCCGGCCCCACTTCCCGGCCCCCCTATCACTGTCGGTCAGGAAACCAGGACCGGTGTTAGCAGCCTGCCAAAGACTGACAAGGAGAGGTGCGAGAACATCCCGCGCCACGCCAGACACAGATCCAGACAGCGTAAGGCCGAAAGAGAAAGCAGCAGGTGATCTGTCCCCTGGGCACTGAGATCCGCGCACCCAGGCCTTGGGGCACGAGGAATGTTTTCTGCTTCTAACAGAGGgaagatggggaaaccgaggcacgCACAAAAGCCCCACAGCAGTATCTCAGACATGCAGGGGTCTCATCTCCACACACACCCCTTTAGAGAGATGGAAACTCTGGGACCTGCCCAAGCCCCCACAAACTTCAGGCTTCCAAGGTCAGATTCAGGTCCAGGTTTAGAGTCACGCTATACCCCCTATGCCCCAGAATGTGCCATTTCCCCAGGCTGGTACAGTCCAGAACAGATGAGCAGACAGTAACTACTCTGGAGCTCATtcaccttccctccccctttcccagaGACAGGAGGAAACCAGGCAAGAGGGGGGCAGGGAAGCCTGGCATGGTCCCCTCCTCCTTTGGGCCCAGATGAGGAGATAAGGGGGAGACCATCTAAGAATGGGGGCAGACCCCAGGGTTCCAGGTGCCAGCTCTGCTTCCCGCTTTGGAACCACTCACCCAACTGGAAGTTATACTGGGAGAGCTGGGCCCGCCGCACTCTCCGGCCAAGGGTCAGGCTGGGATCCTTATCCAAGTCACCCACCAGGCCTGCAGCGAGCAGGGCTTCCTGCACCTGGGGGAAGACAAGGAAGTGACCAAAGGTCTCTAGAAACCGGCAGACCCAAAAAGCTCGAGTGGCGCCCAGCACCATTCCCCTCCATGACCTTGACTGGATAAGGATCCACAGTCTCAGCACAGCTTCCAGCTCCCATCTCTGAGCCTTCACAGTTTCCCCCAGGGCCCAGATTCGGGGTTTCTTCCCTATTTTTTGGGGTAATgctctttcccttttcaaatttCCTTTAACTGTACTGAGGGATCCTTTCATGGCTGTCTCTGTAGCTCTGTCCTACACGTAGTAGGTGCTGGCTCCCAGCCCAGACCCTTCCACATCCCAGCCCTGATTTCCCCTGGACCCCCTCTCACCTCCCGTGCATAACCCTCTTGCTCAGCTCCTACGGGAATGACCATGGCCTGGAGTGGAGAGAGCCACAGGGGCCTGGGGTAGAGGGGAGAAACAGAGAATGGAGTGGGGACAATAAAGCCTGGTGGGAGATGAGCTGAGGAgtagagatggggggggggggagggagggaggggaaaagggggaagggggaggcttCAGGAACTAGTTTCAAAGGATtgcagatttagagctagaagcaccttcacccccccccccctcgcCCCCCATACCCcatgagataaagatgaaataactgGCCTAGGATCCTGTGGTCATAAAGTGAACCCCAGTGGTCCCATCCACCACATCATGGGGCTTCTATTGTGGGGGGAGATGATTTGAGGTCACAAGTCAGGACCAGTGGCCTTACCATTTGCCTCCATAGTTCTCAGCCAGCACccccaacattctttccactgagCCCAGCACTGCTCGATGAATGAGGACCGGGCGCTCCAGGACCCCCGCCTGCCttggggtgaagggaaggagaaggtcAGAGCCAGCGATGCTCGCTCATTCCCATTTCCCAGGCCCCTAAACACCAGAGAAAGCTCCCTATGGGGTcgaggtggagggaggaggggcaggGTCTGTGGTGGCTTCGTGAACATATGTCAATCTGAACTATTTCTTAAACACAGTATTGATTTCTGGCAAAAAGGACAAGAGGGAGATGAGACAGAGGCTGTATCCCATGGGCTGCCTGGGAAAGCCTCCCTACCCCATGTACTGGAGGTCAAATCTCAGGGGCAGCTGGAAGTCAAGCTGGATGGTCCCGCATTGATGGGGTCTGCCCAGGGCGTCCTGGATATGAACATCAATCTGGAGGAAGACAGCAGATATGGGATGCTGAGTTAGAAGTGGGTCCTCCATGACCCTAAGCCTTGGATTATGGACCTGGACCGGGAAGGGGCCTCTCAGGGGCCACCTAGAGAGGAGACTGAAAAGGGAGGTGATATGATCCTTTTTGAAGGGAGGTCCCGACTCCAGAGTGTCTGCTCACTGAACCGTGCTCCTACGTGTCCCAAGTCCCTCACacatccctccctccatccaggtgTGCCATTCACCTTGGGTCCATAAAAGGCACCGTCTCCAGGATTCAGCTCCCAGGGCTCCCCAAATTCATTCAGGGCTTTTTCAAGGATCTGGAGGGTGGCAGAATAAAGTCACTCGAATTCTAGGGGAATTCCCATCTCACCCATTTTCCCCCTCCCAGAACAATGGCAGATGAAGGGGCCAGGACCACCAATCCCCTCCGCTAGCCCCATGGAggctctcttccctcctccccctcctcctgacCTGCTCGGCCTGGTCCCAAAGGTGAGCCTCCCCTAGGAAAGACGACGGCCTGGTTGAGAGCCCCAGATGAAAGGAGAAGCCAAGGACTGTGTAGACCGAGTGAAGGAAATCGAGGCATCCTTGGATCTCAGTCTCCAGCTGGGGGACAGACACAAGGGGAAGTGCAAGTTTGGTGGAGGGCCCAGGAGCTGTGTGTGTCCAGGGGCCACTCTGAGGAAGAGGAGGGACAGCAGGAGAAACTGAAAGGAAGCAAGAGTGAGAGAGGATGGCCCTCAGGGCTATAGAGAAGGGACAGGTCCGCCTGTAGGTCCCCACAAAAAAGGAACATGTGAGCGTGGGAAAGAACTGGGAAAGTAGCCAGGTTGGCACAAAGATAACCTGATCTGGAGCACAGAAGATGTGGGCGTCATCCTGCTGGAACCTCCGAAGCCGAGTCAGGCCCCCCAGATTCCCAGAGGCCTCAGTTCGGTGCAGGGCCCCAAAATCCGCCAGCCTCAAGGGCAGCTCTCGCCAGGACCGGGGTCGGTGGGCAAAAATCAGGCTGGaagtggggaggagaggggagtgaCTCTGAGTTCCCTGAGGGGATTTGGCCCCTTCCCTGCCACCTCTCTACCCTCCACAGGTGCCGGCCTAGGGCCTGCTCCACTCCAGGGGCCGCCAGCATTTCTGCATCACTCTGATGGCTCTGTAACTCTCACATCATGTCACGTGTGCTATCTCACTACCCAGCTAGGCTGGGAACAAGAATCTGGTGTCCTAAGTGACCACCGGGGCAGAGGAAAGCTCAGGACACAAATTCTGCTCTTCCAAAGTGAGGACCAGAAGGAGCATCTGGGAACTTCTAGTCTGACTTTGTTTTCCCAGGCTGTGAAGCTAGaggtgatgggggagggggaggagggacgGGACCGGCCAGAACCCAGGCCCCTCCCACCCACCAATTATGGCCCTCTTGGCTCACCAGTGGGCAGGGCAGTTCATAGGCTTGAGGGCCAGTAGGTCCCTAGGCTGGCTGGTGGAACAGTCACTCTGGCAATCAGTGGGTCCGTCAGCCTCTGTAGGCCGGAGAATGAACATGTCTTCACTGTAATGCTCCCAGTGTCCGGACTGCTCCCAGAGTCTCGTAGAGAAGAGGGTTGGGGTCCTCACCTCAGAGAACCCTCGCCGGGCATACTCACCCTGATGGAGACGGCAGAGATCAGCAGAAGTGGAGAGCTGCCAGTTCCCCCCACCCGACGCACCTGACCCCGGCACACCGATATCCCCTTCCCCATGCTCTCTTCCCCTTCATCCCTGACATATACAAACATTGATGCCCTGTCCCTATTCTGTTCCAGCTCTCTCAAGGGTGGCCTAGCTCCCTCCTTAGTGATCTCCTCTTTCCTTTGGTCTCTTCCCCTTAAGGTTCTGGTCCCTCCTACCCTGATGAAAGTCACCAGCGCGTTATAGATTCTTGTCCCCCGTGGCAGGAAAAAACAGCTTCCAGGACTCAGCTCGTGGAAAAAGAAAAGCTCCTGGTCCTGGAGATCCACAAACTGGGTCAGTGGTAGCCGGGGCTCAGACCTTCCTAGTCCCTCTCCGGTCCCGAGTCAGACCTTCCCAAGCTGCCCTTCACGCCTCCTCCCTAGTAACCAACCCTGCCGTACTTTCCCAATGCGTCTGTGATCCTTCGCTGTTGCTGCCTCCCTCTGCTTCTCCCAGGCTCTCAGCCCCTCAATGGAGGGGAAGGAAATGCCGTATACTCGTTGCAGTGGCTCCT includes:
- the TARS2 gene encoding threonine--tRNA ligase, mitochondrial isoform X3 — protein: MRGPWRRLWVRRAPGCGLHTAPATTLPHWLAERLGLFEELWAAQAERLAEKARRERRTICVLVPGGRRLEGEAWSTTPYQVARQISCTLADSALAARVNGVLYDMDRPLEGDADLDFLTFDSPEGKALFWHSSAHVLGAAAEHLLGALLCCGPSTSCGFYHDIALRGNRTVRGSELPILEQTCQRIVAAAHPFRRLEASREQLGQLFKDNPFKLQLIEDKVKEPTATVYGCGTSVDLCKGPYLRHTGQIGVLKLLTNSSSSWVGSSGAEEPLQRVYGISFPSIEGLRAWEKQREAATAKDHRRIGKDQELFFFHELSPGSCFFLPRGTRIYNALVTFIRGEYARRGFSEVRTPTLFSTRLWEQSGHWEHYSEDMFILRPTEADGPTDCQSDCSTSQPRDLLALKPMNCPAHCLIFAHRPRSWRELPLRLADFGALHRTEASGNLGGLTRLRRFQQDDAHIFCAPDQLETEIQGCLDFLHSVYTVLGFSFHLGLSTRPSSFLGEAHLWDQAEQILEKALNEFGEPWELNPGDGAFYGPKIDVHIQDALGRPHQCGTIQLDFQLPLRFDLQYMGQAGVLERPVLIHRAVLGSVERMLGVLAENYGGKWPLWLSPLQAMVIPVGAEQEGYAREVQEALLAAGLVGDLDKDPSLTLGRRVRRAQLSQYNFQLVVGPREQSQRTVNIRARDGRQLGERAVAEAVGRLRELQAARVCNAEEMF
- the TARS2 gene encoding threonine--tRNA ligase, mitochondrial isoform X1, coding for MRGPWRRLWVRRAPGCGLHTAPATTLPHWLAERLGLFEELWAAQAERLAEKARRERRTICVLVPGGRRLEGEAWSTTPYQVARQISCTLADSALAARVNGVLYDMDRPLEGDADLDFLTFDSPEGKALFWHSSAHVLGAAAEHLLGALLCCGPSTSCGFYHDIALRGNRTVRGSELPILEQTCQRIVAAAHPFRRLEASREQLGQLFKDNPFKLQLIEDKVKEPTATVYGCGTSVDLCKGPYLRHTGQIGVLKLLTNSSSSWVGSSGAEEPLQRVYGISFPSIEGLRAWEKQREAATAKDHRRIGKDQELFFFHELSPGSCFFLPRGTRIYNALVTFIRGEYARRGFSEVRTPTLFSTRLWEQSGHWEHYSEDMFILRPTEADGPTDCQSDCSTSQPRDLLALKPMNCPAHCLIFAHRPRSWRELPLRLADFGALHRTEASGNLGGLTRLRRFQQDDAHIFCAPDQVIFVPTWLLSQFFPTLTCSFFVGTYRRTCPFSIALRAILSHSCFLSVSPAVPPLPQSGPWTHTAPGPSTKLALPLVSVPQLETEIQGCLDFLHSVYTVLGFSFHLGLSTRPSSFLGEAHLWDQAEQILEKALNEFGEPWELNPGDGAFYGPKIDVHIQDALGRPHQCGTIQLDFQLPLRFDLQYMGQAGVLERPVLIHRAVLGSVERMLGVLAENYGGKWPLWLSPLQAMVIPVGAEQEGYAREVQEALLAAGLVGDLDKDPSLTLGRRVRRAQLSQYNFQLVVGPREQSQRTVNIRARDGRQLGERAVAEAVGRLRELQAARVCNAEEMF
- the TARS2 gene encoding threonine--tRNA ligase, mitochondrial isoform X2; its protein translation is MRPPRRPFPTGLPRGWASLRSYGQRRPSAWRRRPGGSGGRSVSWFPEAGGWKAKPGAPPPTSCTLADSALAARVNGVLYDMDRPLEGDADLDFLTFDSPEGKALFWHSSAHVLGAAAEHLLGALLCCGPSTSCGFYHDIALRGNRTVRGSELPILEQTCQRIVAAAHPFRRLEASREQLGQLFKDNPFKLQLIEDKVKEPTATVYGCGTSVDLCKGPYLRHTGQIGVLKLLTNSSSSWVGSSGAEEPLQRVYGISFPSIEGLRAWEKQREAATAKDHRRIGKDQELFFFHELSPGSCFFLPRGTRIYNALVTFIRGEYARRGFSEVRTPTLFSTRLWEQSGHWEHYSEDMFILRPTEADGPTDCQSDCSTSQPRDLLALKPMNCPAHCLIFAHRPRSWRELPLRLADFGALHRTEASGNLGGLTRLRRFQQDDAHIFCAPDQVIFVPTWLLSQFFPTLTCSFFVGTYRRTCPFSIALRAILSHSCFLSVSPAVPPLPQSGPWTHTAPGPSTKLALPLVSVPQLETEIQGCLDFLHSVYTVLGFSFHLGLSTRPSSFLGEAHLWDQAEQILEKALNEFGEPWELNPGDGAFYGPKIDVHIQDALGRPHQCGTIQLDFQLPLRFDLQYMGQAGVLERPVLIHRAVLGSVERMLGVLAENYGGKWPLWLSPLQAMVIPVGAEQEGYAREVQEALLAAGLVGDLDKDPSLTLGRRVRRAQLSQYNFQLVVGPREQSQRTVNIRARDGRQLGERAVAEAVGRLRELQAARVCNAEEMF